The DNA segment GGAGGCGCTCATAGGGGTAggctgtgcgtgtgtgcgttcataggggtgagtgtatgcgcgtgtatatgaacgCTTGTGTCTGATGTTCAAAAGAACGCTAAATATTTTGTACGATCAAAATCAAGTTGACAGTGATCTGCTTCTGGGCTAAGCCCAGCTCGCAAAGAAATAAGGCCAGCCCGTTTCAGTGGCCAGCCCAACAAAAAGGTCTACATGTTGTGTGCACGGTTAAACCCATCCGGCCATCccatctcctccgccgccgccttgtTCCTGGGACGGATCCAGAAACACGTCCCAGCCGGCGACCATGGCGGCGCTCGCAACTGCAGGAGCAACGCGTCCCAGCCACGGCATCCCGGACGAGATCGCCATCTGGGAGATCCTCGTCCACCTCCCCCCAAATGccctcctccgctgccgcgccgTCTGCCGCGCTTGGCgccgcgccaccaccacccgcGACTTCGTCCTTGCCCACCATGCCCGCCAGCCCACCCTCCCCCTCCTCTGTGACTCCAAATTCATTGGAAAAGACGGCTACTCCCTCCCTAGACATCATCTCCTTCGACCACCGGTCCGCCGCTGACCAGCTCCGAACTGTCGCGAGATTTGGCGGCATCTGCTACAGTCTGGTGGCTTGCTGCGACGGCCTCTCCTCGCCGTCAACAGGGCGCACTTTGGCATCTCAATGAACATGACGCACTACGCCATCTACAACCCGGCAACCCGTCAGTATGCTTCCCTCTCGATGCTTTCAGGCTTAAGGTTCCTGGGAATGTACCATCACCCTGCTACGGGCGAGTACAGACTACTGATGCACTATTGCCAGTGGTCGTATGGACTGGAACCTGGGAGACAAGTTGGCTCCTATATCTTCTCATTGGGCTCTGACCAGCCCCTGAGGCACATCGGCAAGTGTCTCGATGCCAATGAACTGAGCAACACATTTGTGCTATTCCATGGTTGCTTGCATTGGTACCGAATGAAGCGCGGGGAAAAAAGCAGCACGATTATCGTGTTTGACACCATTGCTGAGTCCTTCCGGCAGATGCGCCCTCCAAATGTTTCTGGCTGCGTCGACCTATTTGAGATGGATGGCATGCTTGGCATGTCCAACTTAAATTATTCAGTGAATATAATCGAAGTCTGGGTTCTACAGGACTATGAAAGCGAGGTCTGGACTTTCAAGTGCCAGATTGAATTGCCGTTTACGGAGATCAGGGCGCAATGTGGTTACCGTCGTCAGAGTGCCGATATTTGGAGTGCTGTGGTCGTACCTGAGGAAGGTGAGTTGCTTGTGATGGTACGGTTTAACGAGTGGCTGATTCAGGTTGACATGGATGGCAAGTTGGTCGCCACTTTTCATTGCAGGGGAGTCGTTCCTATCCAATTTCATCTCAAACAAACTCTTGTTACGCATACCTTCTTTCCAACACTAGAGGATTATGTTGTGAACCATTTTCCTTTCGTCTGAAGGTTGTTGAGCGAGCTGGCACTTCTTAATATACTCGGTGTTTGTATCCTCATGAGCTGCGGTATGTATGAATTGGATATACTATGAGCCTAGTGGCTTCTTTGTTGATGCAtaaaattgtactccctccattcctaaatacttgtctttctagagatttcaacaaatgactacatacggcgcaaaatgagtgaatctacactttaaaatatgtctacatacatccgtatgttgagtccatttgaaatgcctagaaagacaagtatttgggaacggagggagtaataaagaaATGCATGTTTGTGATGATGACCTTTCAGAATGAAGGAATTATTGTGCGCGTCCATGCAAAAATTACAAAGTCATTTTGGCCTGTGTTTGAAATATGTGCTAACTAATCTGGCCCATGTCTCGGCCTTTAGGGGttttcatactagttagtaatacaCTGTTTGTTGAACTCCTTTTCATCTGGTTCTTGTTTTTCTGAGAGGTTATCTAGTGGCCTCCTGTTCAGCAATCTACATGTGCTTCAtgtttttgttgttttcttctaGCTAATGATAAAATGTGGCAGATTGTCCTCTTCGTGGATCACTAGCACTAGCAGATTGCATCTGATTTCTAGAAGAGCTAGGAGCACATCCACCTGATTTCTAGAAGAGCTTGGAGCACTACTCGTGTAACTAAAAAACTGCACCATAGTCATTTTTCCTTTATGAATCCATTGCATCAGGTTGAGTATGGATGCTAGGCTCGGTATTAAAGTGAGAGTCCACACTAGCAGACATAGTTACATTTATCTCCTTTCAAGCAGTATATATTTTCCTAGGAAAAAATTGAGGTGCTATCAATTTAGCAACAATTTTTCTGTTGCAAAGACAGTCGATCCGTTGACAGATCAAATGGGAAGGGCACTTTCGTGCTTTAGGTTTTTTTTATTGAAGTATTTTGACATTTGTATTTCTTTTCCCCGCAAATAACTCTGATTTATATTAGTGCTATTTTTTAATTTATGGGTGGTCAAGTAAAGGCACTCCCAAAGCCTGGAATCAAAAGCTTGCGGTACATACAGAGTTCTTCAATGGAAATATCTAATGGGGTGTTTACATACTTTCTGATCTTTATCTTTATATCCCCTCCAAGTTGATGCACAACTGATGACCCGCACAATCAGAGTCTagcgagtatttaaccaaaaactaccacaattcacggaaccgtgacgaaaaactaccactttacgattttgtcccgaaaactaccacttttttcctaatccgtggcaaaaaactaccaagtcgcGAAATCGCTTGCTTAGCCCGTGCTAAGCACAAATCTGACcgcttgggcccacctgtcagcatcaatcttcttcctcctctctctctctcatttccaCGAACACCTTAAGTGCACTCCGCCGCTCTGCCCCCGCCGGCCGGCGAGTCCCACCACCTGCCCTGGCCATCATCATCCTGCGCGCGTACTGCTTCTGGTTGTCCGCGTCCAAGTCGAGCTCCCGCGAGCTGAGCGACGCCGTGAGCGCCggcctggaggaggaggaggaggagcgcggcggCGAAGGCGAGGAGCTCGGGGATGGCGAGGCCATGGAGGCGGTGGAGGGGTTGACGGCGCGGAGCTGGCGGGTGCCGTGCGCGAAGAAGCAGATGCGGCGGGGGCAGCCGACCTCGTCCTTGCAGAGCCTGGTGCGGTACTGCGCCGGGTGGAGCCATgactcgaagacgccgtgcgcgtaCTCGCAGCCGTCGCCCTTGCGGCATGCTGCCGGGTCGCGGCGGAAGTCCGGGCAGGGGACGCAGGAGTATGGGACGCGGCGCGGGTCGCGGCGGCGGGCGTTCTCCCCCGGGTGGGCGAAGGGGCACTCGGTCCAGTCGTGCGTGTAGGCGCGGGAGCACGGCTTCCTCGACGAGGGCGGCAGCGCAGGTGGTGGGACTCGCCGGCCGGCGGGGGCAGAGCGGCGGAGTGCACTTAAGGTGTTCGtggaaatgagagagagagaggaggaagaagattgatgctgacaggtgggcccaagcgGTCAGATTTGTGCTTAGCACGGGCTAAGCGAGCGATTTCacgacttggtagttttttgccacggattaggaaaaaagtggtagttttcgggacaaaatcgtaaagtggtagtttttcgtcacggttccgtgaattgtggtagtttttggttaaatactcgcaCAATCAGGGCCATCGGTAGGCGTTTTTCACCCGTCCGATTTTCGTCGGGGGAGATTGGCGCCGTTCGTTTCGGGTGGCAGGATGGCATTTTGTTAGAGTGAAATGATGTTTACATACAGTAGTGCAGAACTGCAGATGGACACTTGACAATATTTCATGTAGCACTAGCTCACTTGCAACCTTTATCTCCCTTCAAGGAGTTACATTGTCCCAAAAAAATCTGTTGCACTATCAAGTTAGCAATGATTTCCCTTTTGCAACATTGGTCGATCCATCGACCGATCCAATGGGATGGACCTTTTTTTTGTTCTCCCATGTTTTTCTGTTGCCTTGTTTGGATATCTCCATCATTTTCACTTGCTGCAAGCAATGTATAATTGTTTCATGGTCACGATACAAGCATGTAACAAAAAGCGCAGGTCCCACATTATGCTCATGCGCCGCTGTGGTTGCAAGCCATGAGCTATGCTCATTTTCATCTCTACTAGGTGGCGCCGGATCATTTTGATTACCAATGACCAAAAGAATAAAAAAAGCCTTGTCTCAAGGAGAGGACATCACCACGATGTAGGCAGTAACTTATAATACAGTTGGAAAAAAGCAAGTTAAATGTACATTCTGATGTATAACTGGTTATCGTTATTCCATGTAGACTGTGCTAATTGCTCAAATTTAGGCTACTCAATAGCCCATTTTCCACGGTATATGACCCTTTCAGGGTTCCTGGGTACAATTTGCAGCATCGACATCATAGTATGCTTAGTATATGGACCACATTTTGTGCTCCTGGATCCGGGGTTGCAGTTTTACCAGTGCAAAGCTGGTTGCATCATCGATGTAATATAGAGGGAATGGTAGCCTCAGAAGAACCAGAATTGTTCACCACTACATCGCCAAAATAGTTGTACGCACGTCACCGTTTCTTCCACATTGTCGAGGGTTGTTGATCTCCATGAGCTTGTCAAGGATCGGTAGGAGCCATTCTGTTCTGGTAGGTTGCCTCTTGGTCACATCCAGTAGCCTACAGTGCTCTGCCATCGCCTGCCACAGAGTCACCGGTCACAGACATATGCAAAATGCATGGAACGTGTCCTTGCACTTGGGTTGCACACAATGTCTAAGAACGTGTCCATAGAATTCGTATATCTGCTAATAGCTCGAGCCAGACCAGTTGAGCTGAACCTGATTGCGCCCAGCGTAGCAAGCCGAGTGCCTACGTAAAGGGAGGAGAGGCATGAGCCTAGGTATCGATGNNNNNNNNNNNNNNNNNNNNNNNNNNNNNNNNNNNNNNNNNNNNNNNNNNNNNNNNNNNNNNNNNNNNNNNNNNNNNNNNNNNNNNNNNNNNNNNNNNNNNNNNNNNNNNNNNNNNNNNNNNNNNNNNNNNNNNNNNNNNNNNNNNNNNNNNNNNNNNNNNNNNNNNNNNNNNNNNNNNNNNNNNNNNNNNNNNNNNNNNNNNNNNNNNNNNNNNNNNNNNNNNNNNNNNNNNNNNNNNNNNNNNNNNNNNNNNNNNNNNNNNNNNNNNNNNNNNNNNNNNNNNNNNNNNNNNNNNNNNNNNNNNNNNNNNNNNNNNNNNNNNNNNNNNNNNNNNNNNNNNNNNNNNNNNNNNNNNNNNNNNNNNNNNNNNNNNNNNNNNNNNNNNNNNNNNNNNNNNNNNNNNNNNNNNNNNNNNNNNNNNNNNNNNNNNNNNNNNNNNNNNNNNNNNNNNNNNNNNNNGGATTTGTACGCCTATTGTATTCAAAGTGTGATCCGAATCCCCTTTGTATGACGTCATTGACAAAGATCATAAACACACTTGCTAGTTGTGTGTTTTTGCAAAAGATTACAAAGAATCGCCATGCGTGCATGCGTGCGTGAAAGAATGAGTCGATGTGAACACAAGTCGAATCCGGTGCTACAACTCCAAATGGCTTTGTAAGGTGCTGACAGGACGGAGGAGAGGTGGTGATCCAGGTCAATCGCAACTCTACATGGTTAGATGTCTAGCCAGAATGGTAGAATCTCCTGCCCGTGACCCGCGTGCACCACGGGTTCTGTTCTCCTACTCCCTCCCATGGTCTCACCGCCCAGCTTGAAGATGCAAAATTAACGAACATCACTTGGTTCAGTACAGGAAGGTTTCTACTTCTATATAGACATATAGTGGAACTATTGATTTTGTCCGATGAACTATTGATTTAGGGTTTTGGAAAAGTTTACAAATTGGTAAATGCTAATATGGCGATAGCCTTTTAAGTAACTTTATTATTAGTGTAAACTTTTAGAGGGGAGAGGTGGGGGTGGGTGGGATGCACCCAAGAGAAACTGTTGATTTATATATAGGCGCAATGATCTGGTTGATTTAACTAGGCCTTGCTAAAGTTTTAATCAGGGCCCGGGTAGACCCCTAGTAGAAAAAAGGCGTCACAAAATCATGGTCCATTTCACCATACTTTTGAGTTTCGTCGTCACATTCTCAACATTGATATTCCAATAAGATTTTTACACATAATGACGTATCTCAGGTCAACTATGCAGTATTATACATATTGATTGTGCACATATTCATATACATTGGACCATTACATATCACTagcagaacgcccgtgcgttgccacgggcttttagAAAAAAAGAAGATAAGATGCTACACATGAAGCTAAAATAATCAACTATGCATGTCTTAGTTAACACACATATTTTTTATTGACAATTATCTTAGACACATCATATTACCAAACACAATAGTATGCCAtagagaaatgaagaaaaaaatgttATTGAAACCAACCATTAGTTGAATGGTTATAACGGTTGTGGTACCCATGTGCGTGGCGGTGGTGGTGATGTGCATACATTgttcaatttttttttaatttgtcGAAACATGGAACAATTTGTATTATTTTGCCGTTTCTTAATTCAAAAACAAACAAATCATAGCAATCTATAGCTCAAACCGCTATTCTCATTCCTTGGCCGGTAGATACTCCGTGGGGAGCACATTTGAGCCACCGCTAGTTGATATGGAACAAGCAGGACGTTCAGAAAAGAAGTAGAATTGACTGCGAAACGAATCTATGTCATTTGTCTCTGTTAATGGATATTCTCCACCTCTGAATCGGACAAGATGGGAGCGGCGGCGCTGGAAGACTTGATTGGAAACCTGGAGAGGAAGATGAGTCACGCATACAGAGGAGAATGATTGCGTTATAGGTCCAATAAATCTGCGGAAGTAAGGCCCCCTGATTTCCGGGGCTAGGGCGGGCGCCCCGTTTGCCTTGCCTATGAGGTGGGCCTAAGCAGGTGGATGATGCAAGGTTGGTGGCATGGGAGGCCAACGAGTTTGAAGGTGAGATCCAGCAGGCGGCGTGTGGTGGAGGGAGTGGAAGGAGGCGGCCGCGCTACGGATGCTGCCGACTCGCGGTGGAAGGACATGGCCGGCGGTGGGGAAATAGGGAGCTGGCATCCGGTAGAGGGAGGCGACCAGCTATGTGGGAAGAGAGGTGGCCGACACTGGGGGGAGGGAGGCAGCCGACACACTGGCGGCGGTGGAT comes from the Triticum dicoccoides isolate Atlit2015 ecotype Zavitan unplaced genomic scaffold, WEW_v2.0 scaffold5622, whole genome shotgun sequence genome and includes:
- the LOC119346963 gene encoding RING finger protein unkempt homolog, yielding MTEESDGLTCSPMGTTSLASHSRLRVMQCSPQRAQGDEVLFRRCEALDSNLEHHCKLAAVALLHVLQQQQHQQEQALQFTSCALRRSAPAGRRVPPPALPPSSRKPCSRAYTHDWTECPFAHPGENARRRDPRRVPYSCVPCPDFRRDPAACRKGDGCEYAHGVFESWLHPAQYRTRLCKDEVGCPRRICFFAHGTRQLRAVNPSTASMASPSPSSSPSPPRSSSSSSRPALTASLSSRELDLDADNQKQYARRMMMARAGGGTRRPAGAERRSALKENIYCLKGDKCNYVC